In Rhinolophus sinicus isolate RSC01 chromosome X, ASM3656204v1, whole genome shotgun sequence, a single genomic region encodes these proteins:
- the VAMP7 gene encoding vesicle-associated membrane protein 7 isoform X2 translates to MAILFAVVARGTTILAKHAWCGGNFLEVTEQILAKIPSENNKLTYSHGNYLFHYICQDRIIYLCITDDDFERSRAFNFLNEIKKRFQTTYGSRAQTALPYAMNSEFSSVLAAQLKHHSENKGLDKVMETQAQVDELKGIMVRNIDLVAQRGERLELLIDKTENLVDSSVTFKTTSRNLARAMCMKNLKLTIIIIIVSIVFIYIIVSPLCGGFTWPSCVKK, encoded by the exons ATGGccattctttttgctgttgttgccaGGGGAACCACTATCCTTGCCAAACATGCTTGGTGTGGAGGAAACTTCCTGGAAGTGACAGAGCAGATTCTGGCTAAGATACCTTCTGAAAATAACAAACTAACGTATTCACATGGCAA TTATTTGTTTCATTACATCTGCCAAGACAGGATTATATACCTTTGTATCACTGATGAT GATTTTGAACGTTCCCGAGCCTTTAATTTTCTGAATGAGATAAAGAAGAGGTTCCAGACTACATATGGTTCAAGAGCACAGACAGCACTTCCATATGCCATGAATAGCGAGTTCTCAAGTGTCTTGGCTGCACAGCTG AAGCATCACTCTGAGAATAAGGGCCTAGACAAAGTGATGGAGACTCAAGCCCAAGTGGATGAACTGAAAGGAATCATGGTCAGAAACATAG ATCTGGTAGCTCAGCGAGGAGAAAGATTGGAATTATTGAtagataaaacagaaaatcttgTGGATTCG TCTGTCACCTTCAAAACAACCAGCAGAAATCTTGCCCGAGCCATGTGTATGAAGAATCTCAAgctcaccatcatcatcatcatcgtatCAATT GTCTTCATCTATATCATCGTGTCACCTCTCTGTGGTGGATTTACATGGCCAAGCTGTgtgaagaaataa
- the VAMP7 gene encoding vesicle-associated membrane protein 7 isoform X3, which yields MAILFAVVARGTTILAKHAWCGGNFLEVTEQILAKIPSENNKLTYSHGNYLFHYICQDRIIYLCITDDDFERSRAFNFLNEIKKRFQTTYGSRAQTALPYAMNSEFSSVLAAQLKHHSENKGLDKVMETQAQVDELKGIMVRNIVCHLQNNQQKSCPSHVYEESQAHHHHHHRINCLHLYHRVTSLWWIYMAKLCEEIRKSYHQPKGTREHGVKGSL from the exons ATGGccattctttttgctgttgttgccaGGGGAACCACTATCCTTGCCAAACATGCTTGGTGTGGAGGAAACTTCCTGGAAGTGACAGAGCAGATTCTGGCTAAGATACCTTCTGAAAATAACAAACTAACGTATTCACATGGCAA TTATTTGTTTCATTACATCTGCCAAGACAGGATTATATACCTTTGTATCACTGATGAT GATTTTGAACGTTCCCGAGCCTTTAATTTTCTGAATGAGATAAAGAAGAGGTTCCAGACTACATATGGTTCAAGAGCACAGACAGCACTTCCATATGCCATGAATAGCGAGTTCTCAAGTGTCTTGGCTGCACAGCTG AAGCATCACTCTGAGAATAAGGGCCTAGACAAAGTGATGGAGACTCAAGCCCAAGTGGATGAACTGAAAGGAATCATGGTCAGAAACATAG TCTGTCACCTTCAAAACAACCAGCAGAAATCTTGCCCGAGCCATGTGTATGAAGAATCTCAAgctcaccatcatcatcatcatcgtatCAATT GTCTTCATCTATATCATCGTGTCACCTCTCTGTGGTGGATTTACATGGCCAAGCTGTgtgaagaaataaggaaaagttACCATCAACCAAAGGGTACAAGAGAACACGGAGTCAAAGGCTCCCTGTGA
- the VAMP7 gene encoding vesicle-associated membrane protein 7 isoform X1, with protein sequence MAILFAVVARGTTILAKHAWCGGNFLEVTEQILAKIPSENNKLTYSHGNYLFHYICQDRIIYLCITDDDFERSRAFNFLNEIKKRFQTTYGSRAQTALPYAMNSEFSSVLAAQLKHHSENKGLDKVMETQAQVDELKGIMVRNIDLVAQRGERLELLIDKTENLVDSALVSRICWPHQRSWEDLSILQQSLVCHLQNNQQKSCPSHVYEESQAHHHHHHRINCLHLYHRVTSLWWIYMAKLCEEIRKSYHQPKGTREHGVKGSL encoded by the exons ATGGccattctttttgctgttgttgccaGGGGAACCACTATCCTTGCCAAACATGCTTGGTGTGGAGGAAACTTCCTGGAAGTGACAGAGCAGATTCTGGCTAAGATACCTTCTGAAAATAACAAACTAACGTATTCACATGGCAA TTATTTGTTTCATTACATCTGCCAAGACAGGATTATATACCTTTGTATCACTGATGAT GATTTTGAACGTTCCCGAGCCTTTAATTTTCTGAATGAGATAAAGAAGAGGTTCCAGACTACATATGGTTCAAGAGCACAGACAGCACTTCCATATGCCATGAATAGCGAGTTCTCAAGTGTCTTGGCTGCACAGCTG AAGCATCACTCTGAGAATAAGGGCCTAGACAAAGTGATGGAGACTCAAGCCCAAGTGGATGAACTGAAAGGAATCATGGTCAGAAACATAG ATCTGGTAGCTCAGCGAGGAGAAAGATTGGAATTATTGAtagataaaacagaaaatcttgTGGATTCG GCTTTGGTATCAAGGATATGCTGGCCTCATCAGAGGAGCTGGGAAGACCTCTCTATCCTCCAACAGAGTTTAG TCTGTCACCTTCAAAACAACCAGCAGAAATCTTGCCCGAGCCATGTGTATGAAGAATCTCAAgctcaccatcatcatcatcatcgtatCAATT GTCTTCATCTATATCATCGTGTCACCTCTCTGTGGTGGATTTACATGGCCAAGCTGTgtgaagaaataaggaaaagttACCATCAACCAAAGGGTACAAGAGAACACGGAGTCAAAGGCTCCCTGTGA